Proteins from a single region of Apium graveolens cultivar Ventura chromosome 7, ASM990537v1, whole genome shotgun sequence:
- the LOC141671614 gene encoding uncharacterized protein LOC141671614 codes for MSPTVVALPRLMELRSQYDNTLLRYVKEDGEVKGFVQFRGEQVGSADAKFEVQSSTNGNGLVHIRSCAPYYGCVLAGYSDPDASYCDIFNAIDWQSLVFLPKYVAFKGDNGKFLRAYFDEDHEYLQFSAANMEDQPMLVGNEIMETSNGNICIQNMHWNKYWRLSPSWIWADSTSPTSYGTVFEPVKISDDTIALRNVANKLFCKRLTDEGKENCLNADSSTIDSWTNLKVTELVISRKVENVNFRLMDARIYGESIVLMDSSSNTNEGNATQEQTFYLSYKVKTSSTWSSKVSLKASIETSVSVGIPLIAEGTVKVGYEVAGEYMWGETNDVEEERSFTYKVMIPPKTKVTVRVMATHGTCDVPFSYTQRDVLYTGETVTTAMDDGVYTGVNSYSYYTEVKEESLIKDHNIEATGFKKVAKVSPSGVMTLI; via the exons ATGAGTCCAACAGTTGTAGCGTTGCCAAGGCTTATGGAGCTGAGGTCGCAATATGACAATACATTATTGCGATATGTAAAGGAAGACGGGGAGGTGAAGGGGTTTGTTCAATTTCGTGGTGAACAGGTAGGGAGCGCAGACGCAAAGTTTGAAGTCCAGAGCTCCACAAATGGGAATGGACTGGTTCACATAAGAAGCT GTGCACCCTATTATGGATGCGTATTGGCAGGCTACTCAGATCCGGATGCCTCGTACTGTGATATTTTTAATGCCATAGATTGGCAGTCCCTTGTATTTCTTCCCAAATATGTTGCCTTTAAGGGTGATAACGGTAAATTTCTCCGTGCCTACTTTGACGAAGATCATGAATATCTTCAGTTTTCGGCGGCTAATATGGAAGATCAACCAATGCTAGTGGGGAATGAGATCATGGAGACTTCCAACGGTAACATTTGCATTCAGAACATGCACTGGAATAAATACTGGAGGTTAAGCCCAAGCTGGATTTGGGCCGATTCAACAAGTCCCACAAGTTATGGTACAGTTTTTGAGCCAGTAAAAATCAGCGACGACACAATCGCTCTCAGAAACGTAGCAAACAAGTTATTCTGCAAAAGGCTGACCGATGAAGGAAAAGAAAACTGTCTTAATGCCGATTCTAGTACAATCGATAGTTGGACCAATTTAAAGGTAACGGAGCTTGTCATTTCAAGGAAGGTCGAAAATGTCAACTTCCGGCTCATGGATGCAAGGATCTACGGTGAGTCTATCGTCTTGATGGACAGTTCATCTAACACTAATGAAGGCAATGCAACCCAGGAGCAGACATTTTATCTCTCATATAAAGTAAAGACCTCAAGTACTTGGAGCTCGAAGGTCTCACTGAAGGCGAGTATTGAAACATCTGTTAGCGTAGGCATTCCACTAATCGCGGAAGGCACAGTGAAAGTGGGGTATGAGGTTGCTGGAGAGTATATGTGGGGAGAAACTAACGACGTAGAAGAAGAAAGATCCTTTACCTACAAGGTTATGATACCACCAAAGACAAAGGTAACTGTTCGAGTTATGGCAACCCATGGTACTTGTGATGTTCCTTTTTCTTATACTCAGCGTGATGTCCTTTATACCGGGGAAACAGTTACCACTGCAATGGACGACGGGGTTTACACTGGCGTCAATAGTTATTCTTACTACACTGAAGTCAAAGAGGAATCACTGATTAAGGATCATAATATTGAAGCTACAGGATTTAAAAAGGTTGCTAAAGTGTCACCATCTGGTGTGATGACTCTTATCTAA